One window of Mesorhizobium sp. PAMC28654 genomic DNA carries:
- the dnaJ gene encoding molecular chaperone DnaJ, with translation MKADFYETLGVQKGADEKELKSAFRKLAMQFHPDRNPGDHSCEHKFKEINEAYETLKDPQKRAAYDRFGHAAFEQGGMNGGAQGFGAGGFADIFEDIFGDMMGGRQRRSSGGRERGADLRYNMEISLEEAFAGKTAQIRVPASISCTECSGTGAKPGTQPVTCSMCNGHGKVRSTQGFFSIERTCPQCQGRGQTIKDPCPKCAGQGRVTEERSLSVNIPAGIEDGTRIRLANEGEAGLRGGPSGDLYIFLAVKPHEFFQRDGADLYCKVPISMTTAALGGSFEVTTLDGSQTKVKVPEGTQNGRQFRLKGKGMPVLRQANIGDLYIQTAVETPQSLSRRQRELLEEFEQLSSKDNSPQSSGFFTRMKDFFESFGER, from the coding sequence ATGAAAGCTGATTTCTACGAAACGCTGGGTGTCCAGAAGGGCGCCGACGAGAAGGAGCTCAAGAGCGCTTTCCGCAAGCTCGCCATGCAGTTCCATCCCGACCGCAATCCGGGCGATCATTCCTGCGAGCACAAGTTCAAGGAAATCAACGAAGCCTACGAGACGCTGAAGGACCCGCAGAAGCGCGCGGCCTATGACCGCTTTGGTCACGCCGCCTTCGAGCAGGGCGGCATGAACGGCGGCGCGCAGGGGTTTGGCGCCGGCGGCTTCGCCGATATTTTCGAGGACATTTTCGGCGACATGATGGGCGGGCGCCAGCGCCGCTCCTCTGGCGGCCGCGAGCGTGGCGCCGACCTGCGCTACAACATGGAAATCTCGCTGGAAGAGGCGTTCGCCGGCAAGACCGCGCAGATCCGCGTGCCAGCCTCGATCTCCTGCACCGAATGCTCGGGCACCGGCGCCAAGCCCGGCACCCAGCCTGTCACCTGCTCGATGTGCAACGGCCATGGCAAGGTGCGCTCCACGCAGGGCTTCTTCTCGATCGAGCGGACCTGCCCGCAATGCCAGGGCCGCGGCCAGACCATCAAGGACCCGTGCCCGAAATGCGCTGGGCAGGGCCGCGTCACCGAGGAGCGTTCGCTGTCGGTCAACATTCCGGCCGGTATCGAGGACGGCACCCGCATCCGGCTTGCCAATGAGGGCGAGGCCGGGTTGCGTGGCGGTCCGTCGGGCGACCTCTATATTTTCCTGGCGGTCAAGCCGCACGAATTCTTCCAGCGCGACGGCGCCGACCTCTATTGCAAGGTGCCGATCTCGATGACGACGGCCGCCCTTGGCGGCTCCTTCGAGGTGACGACGCTGGATGGAAGCCAGACCAAGGTGAAGGTGCCGGAAGGCACCCAGAACGGCCGCCAGTTCCGCCTCAAGGGCAAGGGCATGCCGGTGCTGCGCCAGGCCAATATCGGCGATCTCTACATCCAGACCGCCGTCGAGACGCCACAGAGCCTGTCGCGTCGCCAGCGCGAGCTGCTGGAGGAGTTCGAACAGCTCTCGTCGAAGGACAATTCGCCCCAGTCGAGCGGCTTTTTCACCCGCATGAAGGATTTCTTCGAATCCTTCGGCGAGCGTTGA
- a CDS encoding MarR family winged helix-turn-helix transcriptional regulator produces MAEDVASESREKLRLENIFGAMSLALVDKMEKAFGADTGLGPSAVAAVVQIGSNPGLSIEVLRRTIALSHSATVRLIDHLVEQELVVRGSGIDGDRRSKALHLTEAGTAVFQRNLAARRAVIERAVSVLSAEETRSLGALVEKLLPALVDLGDDQNVVCRVCDESVCVRERCPISHMS; encoded by the coding sequence ATGGCAGAAGACGTCGCAAGCGAAAGCCGGGAAAAGCTCCGGCTGGAAAACATCTTCGGCGCCATGAGCCTCGCCCTGGTCGACAAGATGGAGAAGGCGTTCGGCGCGGATACCGGTCTTGGCCCCAGCGCCGTCGCCGCTGTCGTCCAGATCGGCTCGAACCCCGGCCTGTCGATCGAGGTGCTCAGGCGCACCATCGCCTTGTCACATTCGGCGACCGTCAGGCTGATCGATCACCTTGTCGAGCAAGAGCTGGTGGTGCGGGGTAGCGGCATCGACGGCGACCGCAGGTCGAAGGCGCTGCATCTCACCGAGGCCGGCACAGCCGTCTTCCAGCGCAACCTGGCCGCGCGCCGCGCCGTCATCGAGCGCGCCGTCAGCGTTCTCAGTGCCGAGGAGACGCGCAGCCTTGGCGCGCTGGTCGAAAAACTGCTGCCGGCGCTGGTCGACCTGGGAGACGACCAGAATGTCGTCTGCAGGGTCTGCGACGAGTCCGTCTGCGTGCGCGAGCGCTGCCCGATCAGCCATATGAGCTGA